In Mytilus edulis chromosome 7, xbMytEdul2.2, whole genome shotgun sequence, a single genomic region encodes these proteins:
- the LOC139483397 gene encoding uncharacterized protein: protein MPIVTFSLQIICTTKAFLRYLNSSQNQRLPKLDLSHFDGEILQWQTFWDFYESTIHFNSTLTEIQKFSYLKAQLHGNAAQTVEGFALTNANYTTAVNLLKERFGSPHKIIDAYMKALMDLPSPSHDLNSLRTYGDYLKTYVRVLECLGQTQEMYGALLVPIIMSKLPVEMRTNIAHEYDSNHITLNNLRQATTTEARILEAGQFTDRDGLHITATFLTEARNKTQRNFKYKQLTP from the coding sequence ATGCCCATCGTGACTTTCAGTCTACAAATAATTTGCACAACCAAGGCTTTTCTTCGGTATTTAAATAGCAGTCAAAACCAAAGATTACCAAAACTAGATTTATCGCACTTTGATGGGGAAATTTTACAATGGCAGACCTTTTGGGATTTCTATGAATCAACTATTCATTTCAACAGTACTTTGACCGAGATACAGAAATTTAGTTACTTGAAGGCCCAACTCCATGGCAATGCTGCCCAAACTGTTGAAGGTTTCGCACTGACAAATGCCAATTACACCACTGCCGTTAATTTGCTCAAAGAGCGTTTTGGATCGCCTCACAAGATTATTGATGCCTACATGAAAGCTTTAATGGATCTTCCTTCACCGTCACATGATTTAAACAGTCTAAGAACGTATGGAGACTACCTAAAAACGTACGTAAGAGTTCTTGAATGTTTGGGTCAAACACAAGAAATGTATGGCGCGCTACTAGTACCTATAATTATGAGTAAACTACCAGTAGAAATGAGAACAAATATTGCCCATGAATATGATAGCAATCATATAACTCTAAACAACCTCAGACAAGCCACCACAACAGAAGCGAGAATTCTGGAAGCGGGACAATTTACCGACCGCGACGGTTTGCATATTACCGCAACATTTCTGACCGAAGCTCGTAATAAAACACAGcgaaattttaaatacaaacaacTCACGCCTTAA